From the Streptomyces pluripotens genome, one window contains:
- the mltG gene encoding endolytic transglycosylase MltG, producing MQMNIPPRNTIRLTRRGRLALVVAGTVVAGTAVAVPLLTLGSGHDEAKPATLVIPEGWRASQVYDAVDTALKLPPGSTRKSIGKAGLKLPNDAEGNPEGYLFPATYPLRKGETPESLLRFMVDTANKKFNAAPVAAGAQYHSMNVYQAVTIASIVQAEAATKADMGKVARVIFNRLDRGMPLQMDSTINYALHRSTIRTSQDDTRIESPYNSYQRMGLPPTPIGNPGEEAMRAVLDPPSGEWLYFVTVKPGDTRFTTDYAAHMRNVAEFNALHQPTGQAQPPSRSPRQSTASPQPVGH from the coding sequence ATGCAGATGAACATTCCGCCGCGGAACACGATCCGACTGACGCGCCGGGGCAGACTCGCCCTCGTCGTGGCCGGCACCGTCGTGGCCGGCACCGCCGTGGCGGTGCCGTTGCTGACGCTGGGCAGCGGCCACGACGAGGCGAAGCCCGCCACCCTCGTCATTCCGGAGGGCTGGCGCGCGAGCCAGGTCTACGACGCGGTCGACACAGCACTGAAGCTGCCACCGGGCAGTACCCGCAAGTCCATCGGCAAGGCCGGACTGAAGCTGCCGAACGACGCCGAGGGCAACCCCGAGGGCTACCTCTTCCCAGCGACATATCCACTGCGCAAGGGGGAAACCCCCGAGAGTCTGCTGCGGTTCATGGTCGATACCGCTAACAAGAAGTTCAATGCGGCACCGGTCGCCGCCGGGGCGCAGTACCACTCCATGAACGTCTACCAAGCCGTCACCATCGCGAGCATCGTCCAGGCCGAGGCCGCGACGAAGGCGGACATGGGCAAGGTCGCTCGGGTCATCTTCAACCGGCTGGATCGCGGCATGCCGCTGCAGATGGATTCGACCATCAACTACGCGCTGCACCGCAGCACCATCCGCACCAGCCAGGACGACACCCGCATCGAGAGCCCGTACAACTCCTACCAACGCATGGGCCTGCCGCCCACACCCATCGGCAACCCCGGGGAGGAGGCGATGCGCGCCGTTCTCGATCCGCCCTCCGGCGAGTGGCTGTACTTCGTCACGGTCAAGCCCGGCGACACCCGCTTCACCACCGACTACGCGGCCCACATGCGCAACGTGGCGGAGTTCAACGCCCTGCACCAGCCCACGGGACAGGCGCAACCGCCGAGCCGGAGCCCGCGTCAGTCCACCGCCTCCCCGCAACCGGTAGGCCACTGA
- a CDS encoding NAD(P)-binding domain-containing protein — protein sequence MNELREVEVVVIGAGQAGLSSAYHLRRVGNRPDHGFVVLDHSPGPGGAWQFRWPSLTYGKVHGMHALPGMELADADPARPSAEVVQEYFERYERTFDLRVRRPVDVRSVREGDGGRLLVETSAGSWSTRALINSTGTWDRPFWPRYPGQETFRGRQLHTAQYAGPEEFAGQRVVVVGGGASGTQHVLELAPYAAETFWVTRRPPVFREEPFDEEAGRSAVALVEERVRQGLPPRSVVSVTGLPLNEAVRQGLADGVLVRRPMFDRITPDGVAWRDGRHDRYVAADVILWATGFRAALDHLAPLRLREPGGGIRVEGTRAVADPRVHLVGYGPSASSVGANRAGRKAVRDIRRLLAGEPVTV from the coding sequence GTGAACGAATTGCGTGAGGTCGAGGTTGTCGTCATAGGCGCCGGGCAGGCGGGCTTGTCCAGCGCCTATCACCTGCGCCGGGTCGGTAACCGACCGGACCACGGTTTCGTGGTGCTGGACCACTCGCCCGGGCCGGGCGGCGCCTGGCAGTTCCGGTGGCCCTCGCTGACCTACGGCAAGGTGCACGGGATGCACGCGCTGCCCGGCATGGAGCTGGCGGACGCCGACCCGGCGCGCCCCTCGGCCGAGGTCGTCCAGGAGTACTTCGAACGGTACGAGCGCACCTTCGACTTGCGGGTGCGGCGCCCGGTCGACGTACGGTCGGTGCGTGAGGGGGACGGTGGGCGGCTGCTCGTCGAGACCTCGGCCGGCAGCTGGTCGACGCGGGCGCTGATCAACTCGACGGGTACCTGGGACCGCCCGTTCTGGCCCCGCTACCCCGGCCAGGAAACCTTCCGCGGGCGGCAACTGCACACCGCGCAGTACGCCGGGCCGGAGGAGTTCGCCGGCCAGCGGGTCGTGGTGGTCGGCGGCGGCGCCTCAGGCACCCAGCATGTGCTGGAGCTGGCCCCGTACGCGGCAGAGACCTTCTGGGTCACCCGGAGGCCACCGGTGTTCCGAGAGGAGCCGTTCGACGAGGAGGCGGGCCGTTCTGCGGTCGCGCTGGTGGAAGAACGGGTACGCCAGGGCCTGCCGCCGCGCAGTGTGGTCTCGGTCACCGGGCTGCCTCTCAATGAGGCGGTCCGGCAGGGACTCGCGGACGGAGTCCTGGTCCGCCGGCCGATGTTCGACAGGATCACTCCGGACGGCGTGGCGTGGCGCGACGGACGGCACGACCGGTACGTCGCAGCCGATGTGATCCTGTGGGCGACCGGGTTCCGGGCCGCGCTCGACCACCTGGCTCCGCTGCGGCTGCGCGAGCCAGGTGGCGGCATCCGGGTGGAGGGTACCCGCGCCGTCGCGGACCCGCGTGTCCACCTCGTCGGCTACGGCCCCTCGGCCAGCTCCGTCGGCGCCAACCGGGCCGGGCGTAAGGCCGTCCGGGACATCAGGCGGCTGCTGGCCGGGGAACCGGTCACTGTGTGA
- a CDS encoding secondary thiamine-phosphate synthase enzyme YjbQ, which yields MPDAFTTRTLSVSTGARERVVDLTGGCEEFLREAASGRDGLLNLFVPHATAGIAIIETGSGSDDDLLAALHTLLPADDRWQHRHGSPGHGRDHVLPAIVPPHATLPVIGGRLALGTWQSVCLVDTNRDNPDRRVRLSFLG from the coding sequence ATGCCAGATGCCTTCACCACCCGAACGCTTTCCGTCTCCACCGGTGCCCGGGAGCGGGTCGTCGACCTCACCGGGGGCTGTGAGGAGTTCCTACGGGAGGCCGCGAGCGGTCGCGACGGCCTGCTGAACCTCTTCGTCCCGCACGCCACCGCGGGCATCGCCATCATCGAGACGGGCTCCGGCAGCGACGACGACCTGCTGGCGGCCCTGCACACTCTGCTGCCCGCCGACGACCGCTGGCAGCACCGGCACGGCAGCCCCGGCCATGGCCGCGACCACGTTCTGCCAGCCATCGTTCCGCCCCACGCGACCCTCCCGGTGATCGGCGGACGTCTGGCCCTGGGCACCTGGCAGTCCGTGTGCCTGGTGGACACGAACAGGGATAATCCCGACCGTCGGGTGCGGCTGAGCTTCCTGGGCTGA
- a CDS encoding thioredoxin family protein: MRTPATGQNIPDSYDAARNAKADIQAALTEAAKDHREVLIDFGANWCPDCRVLDVMFHSPQVEPLLKKDYIVVAVDVGQFNHNLDLASHYVNLRTSGIPALVVLKSNGVLRTTTNDGSFANARSMNPGQVRAFLTHWAPTGHQ, encoded by the coding sequence GTGAGGACTCCGGCCACCGGTCAGAACATCCCCGACAGTTACGACGCCGCGCGCAACGCGAAAGCGGACATCCAGGCCGCGCTCACCGAGGCCGCCAAGGACCATCGAGAGGTTCTCATCGACTTCGGCGCCAACTGGTGCCCCGACTGCCGGGTACTGGACGTGATGTTCCACTCGCCACAGGTCGAGCCCCTGCTGAAGAAGGACTACATCGTGGTTGCCGTCGACGTCGGCCAGTTCAACCACAACCTCGACCTCGCCAGTCACTACGTCAACCTTCGCACCAGCGGGATCCCGGCTCTGGTGGTCTTGAAGTCGAACGGTGTCCTGCGGACCACGACCAACGACGGCAGCTTCGCCAACGCCCGCTCCATGAACCCGGGCCAGGTCAGGGCCTTCCTGACCCACTGGGCGCCCACCGGACACCAGTGA
- a CDS encoding putative Ig domain-containing protein → MGNTPRTSRARRWALTGAISLGTAAATLAAAPAAQARPVPPAARYHAHHHGVFPTVPQMAAARASSTASSTGQETLSYGGGVDGIGVQSGHSKVYLVFYGTQWGTKSTDSNGDATFSGDPDSAAPVAQEMFKDIGTGNERWSADLTQWCDGPNVSTGATSCPSNADFIPYQSGGVLSGVWYDNSAASPSSATGHQLAQEAINAAAHFGNTSASANRHAYYVILSPHGTDPDNYKDPNTGYCAWHDWNGDTTLNGGAASSPYGDIAFSNQPYNTDMGSTCGVGFVNGSSAGKLDGYTMTLGHEWQEMMSDQNPAGGWTNHVSGSSYNGQENADECAWIRPGQFGGAANVTMGTGTFAEQASWSNDTNECDISHAIVGQTSSNTVTVTNPGNQSGTVGTATSLQIQASDSDSSQTLTYAASGLPAGLSISSSTGRISGTPTKSGTSSVTVTVTDGTGATGTTSFTWTENSTGGGSGGITNGGFETGSLSGWTTSGSASATGSAAHSGSYGASLGTSSPSNDSTAAQTFTAPSGSSQLSFSYSSTCPDTVYYDWATATLKDNTTGTTTTVLAKTCASSSAWHQVTAPVTAGHSYTLTLANHDDDYWGDATYTYYDDVTVS, encoded by the coding sequence ATGGGCAACACCCCAAGAACCAGCCGAGCCAGACGATGGGCGCTCACCGGCGCCATCTCCCTCGGCACGGCCGCCGCCACCCTCGCGGCAGCCCCCGCAGCCCAGGCACGACCCGTGCCGCCGGCCGCCCGCTACCACGCACACCACCACGGCGTCTTTCCGACCGTCCCGCAGATGGCAGCCGCGCGTGCCTCCAGCACCGCGTCCTCCACCGGCCAGGAGACGCTTTCCTACGGCGGCGGCGTCGACGGCATCGGTGTCCAGAGTGGCCACTCCAAGGTCTACCTGGTCTTCTACGGCACCCAATGGGGCACCAAGAGCACCGACTCCAACGGCGATGCCACCTTCTCCGGTGACCCCGACAGCGCCGCTCCGGTCGCCCAGGAGATGTTCAAGGACATCGGCACCGGCAACGAACGGTGGTCGGCCGACCTGACGCAGTGGTGCGACGGCCCCAACGTCAGTACCGGCGCCACCAGCTGCCCGTCCAACGCCGACTTCATCCCGTACCAGAGCGGTGGCGTGCTCTCCGGCGTCTGGTACGACAACTCGGCCGCCTCCCCGAGCAGCGCCACCGGCCACCAGCTGGCCCAGGAGGCCATCAACGCCGCCGCGCACTTCGGCAACACCTCGGCTTCGGCGAACCGCCACGCCTACTACGTCATCCTCTCTCCGCACGGCACCGATCCGGACAACTACAAGGACCCCAACACCGGTTACTGCGCCTGGCACGACTGGAACGGCGACACCACCCTCAACGGTGGCGCGGCCTCCTCGCCGTACGGGGACATCGCCTTCTCCAACCAGCCGTACAACACGGACATGGGTTCCACCTGCGGCGTCGGCTTCGTCAACGGCTCCTCCGCCGGGAAGCTGGACGGCTACACGATGACCCTGGGTCACGAGTGGCAGGAGATGATGTCCGACCAGAACCCGGCGGGCGGTTGGACCAACCACGTCAGCGGCAGCTCCTACAACGGCCAGGAGAACGCCGACGAGTGCGCCTGGATCCGACCGGGACAGTTCGGAGGCGCGGCCAATGTGACCATGGGCACCGGCACCTTCGCCGAGCAGGCCAGCTGGTCCAACGACACCAACGAGTGCGACATATCGCACGCGATCGTGGGCCAGACCTCCAGCAACACGGTCACGGTCACCAACCCGGGCAACCAGAGCGGCACCGTCGGCACCGCGACCAGCCTGCAGATCCAGGCCAGTGACTCCGACAGCAGCCAGACGCTCACGTACGCGGCGAGCGGGCTGCCCGCGGGCCTGTCCATCAGCTCCTCCACCGGTCGGATCTCCGGCACGCCCACGAAGTCCGGCACGTCCAGCGTCACGGTCACCGTCACGGACGGCACCGGCGCCACCGGCACCACGTCGTTCACCTGGACCGAGAACTCCACGGGTGGCGGCTCCGGCGGCATCACCAACGGCGGTTTCGAGACCGGCTCCCTCAGCGGCTGGACCACCAGCGGCTCCGCGTCGGCCACCGGATCGGCTGCGCACAGCGGTTCCTACGGTGCGTCGCTCGGCACGAGCAGCCCGAGCAACGACTCCACCGCGGCGCAGACCTTCACCGCGCCGAGCGGCAGCAGCCAGCTGTCCTTCTCCTACAGCTCGACCTGTCCGGACACCGTCTACTACGACTGGGCCACGGCGACGCTGAAGGACAACACCACCGGCACCACCACCACGGTCCTGGCCAAGACCTGCGCCTCCTCCTCGGCATGGCACCAGGTCACCGCGCCGGTCACCGCCGGCCACAGCTACACGCTCACCCTGGCCAACCACGACGACGACTACTGGGGTGACGCGACCTACACCTACTACGACGACGTGACCGTCTCCTGA
- a CDS encoding methyltransferase: protein MLTRQDTEAGLRRRMLGLLTGAWTTQAIRTAVELGLVDALADGVRPARDAAERIAADPGATERLLLFLAGLGVVEPLPDGYALTPLGALLRTGIPGSARQLALLYGDEFHRSWHELPYAVRTGQEGFAKVFGEPAFDYMTERPDMAERFAGAMAFGDVFFESLTAAHDFRGVRSVLDVGGGDGALLASLLTQCRWLRGVVVDQPHVSELCGTRMSEAGVADRFAFVGADFFTDPLPPGCDVHVLSRILHDWDDDRCVALLSACADALAPGGVVLVVERPLPEEPHGSQDGTVDLATAWDLHMLVNTSSGRERTPREYERLFVRAGLEPAGRATLPLDMEVLAARPVAATGEAGGEE from the coding sequence GTGCTGACGCGCCAGGACACGGAGGCGGGTCTGCGCCGTCGAATGCTCGGACTGCTGACCGGAGCCTGGACCACCCAAGCCATCCGTACCGCTGTGGAGTTGGGGCTCGTGGACGCCCTCGCCGACGGCGTTCGCCCGGCGCGGGACGCGGCCGAGCGGATCGCGGCCGATCCCGGTGCCACCGAACGCCTGCTGCTCTTCCTCGCCGGGCTGGGCGTGGTCGAACCGCTGCCCGACGGCTATGCGCTGACCCCGCTGGGTGCCCTGCTGCGTACCGGAATTCCGGGGTCGGCCCGGCAACTGGCTCTGCTGTACGGCGACGAGTTCCACCGGTCCTGGCACGAACTGCCGTACGCCGTACGCACCGGGCAGGAGGGTTTTGCCAAGGTGTTCGGAGAGCCGGCGTTCGACTACATGACCGAGCGGCCCGACATGGCGGAACGGTTCGCCGGAGCCATGGCGTTCGGGGACGTCTTCTTCGAGTCCCTGACCGCTGCCCACGACTTCCGGGGCGTCCGGAGCGTGCTCGACGTCGGAGGAGGCGACGGCGCGCTGCTGGCGTCGCTGCTGACGCAGTGCCGGTGGCTGCGGGGCGTGGTGGTGGATCAGCCCCATGTGTCCGAGCTGTGCGGCACCCGCATGAGCGAGGCGGGGGTCGCCGACCGATTCGCCTTCGTGGGGGCGGACTTCTTCACCGATCCGTTGCCCCCGGGCTGCGACGTCCACGTCCTCTCCCGCATTCTGCACGACTGGGACGACGACCGGTGCGTCGCGCTGCTGAGCGCCTGTGCCGACGCCCTGGCGCCGGGTGGTGTCGTGCTGGTGGTGGAACGACCGCTGCCGGAGGAACCGCACGGATCGCAGGACGGCACCGTGGACCTGGCCACGGCATGGGACCTGCACATGCTCGTCAACACCAGCAGCGGGCGGGAACGCACCCCACGGGAGTACGAGCGACTCTTCGTGCGAGCGGGGCTGGAACCCGCCGGGCGGGCCACGCTGCCGCTGGACATGGAGGTACTGGCTGCGCGCCCCGTCGCAGCGACCGGAGAAGCCGGGGGAGAGGAGTGA
- a CDS encoding AMP-binding protein: MTPQLTPYVLAAGAQQADSDAVFEADTGRRISHRELGDAVRRTADDLLGRGLRQGDTVGVRLSNGVDFVVALHAVLTTGGSVVPVNPVHTAGEAQRQLEHAGADWLIDAVGGDGTRAAPLKRLTAPPSGAPAVPSESARTEVCPPAREASAPLREAGTAVLASSSGTTGQPKTIRLSHGNMIAALAAGTAALPLAPDDRVLAVLPFAHAYGLQAVLHHTLRCGGTVVTLARYRPGPALRAMAEHGVTRLFVVPPQLRTLCAGQRDTPVNLDRLRGVVTGGAPVPPDLVADARRVLAAPVLMGYGLTETAGYLAVAAGEDTPEPGRTAPVVAGVEHRVVHGELWVRGPQVARDAVDADGWLHTGDLVSLEHGALRVTGRCKELIKVNGYQVAPAELEELMQRHPAVADAAVAAVPDQARGEVPVAYVVLRAPAADAELAAFVNAQVAPYKRVQTVHRVGAIPRTASGKIVRRLLTVPAEPR, translated from the coding sequence GTGACCCCGCAGCTGACGCCCTACGTCTTGGCCGCAGGCGCCCAACAGGCTGATTCCGATGCGGTGTTCGAGGCCGACACCGGACGCCGCATCAGCCATCGCGAACTCGGTGACGCCGTGCGCCGGACGGCGGACGACCTTCTGGGGCGGGGGTTGCGGCAGGGGGACACGGTGGGGGTGCGGCTGTCGAACGGTGTCGACTTCGTGGTCGCGCTGCACGCCGTGCTGACGACGGGCGGCAGCGTCGTCCCGGTGAACCCGGTCCACACGGCCGGTGAGGCGCAGCGGCAGTTGGAACATGCCGGAGCCGACTGGCTCATCGACGCCGTGGGCGGCGACGGTACGCGGGCCGCACCCCTGAAACGGCTGACCGCCCCGCCTTCCGGCGCACCCGCCGTTCCGTCGGAGTCCGCCCGGACCGAAGTCTGCCCGCCCGCACGGGAGGCGAGCGCTCCCCTTCGGGAAGCCGGAACGGCCGTGCTCGCCTCCTCCAGCGGGACGACCGGCCAACCGAAGACGATCCGCCTCAGCCACGGCAACATGATCGCCGCCCTGGCCGCCGGCACGGCCGCCCTGCCGCTGGCCCCGGACGACCGGGTGCTTGCCGTCCTGCCCTTCGCCCATGCCTACGGCCTCCAGGCGGTGCTCCATCACACCCTGCGCTGCGGTGGCACGGTCGTCACCCTGGCAAGGTACCGGCCGGGACCGGCGCTGCGGGCGATGGCGGAGCACGGCGTGACCCGGCTCTTCGTCGTACCGCCCCAACTGCGCACCCTGTGCGCCGGGCAACGGGACACCCCGGTGAACCTGGACCGGTTGCGCGGTGTCGTCACCGGGGGCGCTCCCGTCCCGCCCGACCTGGTCGCCGATGCCCGTCGGGTTCTCGCTGCCCCGGTGCTGATGGGATACGGCCTCACCGAGACGGCCGGGTACCTCGCGGTCGCCGCCGGCGAGGACACACCGGAACCGGGCCGGACGGCGCCCGTCGTCGCCGGCGTGGAGCACCGCGTCGTCCACGGGGAGTTGTGGGTGCGCGGGCCCCAGGTCGCGCGCGACGCCGTCGACGCGGACGGCTGGCTGCACACCGGCGACCTGGTGTCCCTGGAGCACGGTGCGTTGCGCGTCACCGGCCGGTGCAAGGAACTGATCAAGGTCAACGGCTACCAGGTGGCCCCGGCGGAACTGGAGGAGCTGATGCAACGGCATCCAGCGGTCGCCGACGCCGCCGTGGCCGCGGTTCCCGATCAGGCCAGGGGTGAGGTACCCGTGGCCTACGTCGTACTGCGCGCCCCGGCTGCGGACGCGGAACTCGCCGCCTTCGTCAACGCCCAGGTCGCGCCGTACAAACGTGTCCAGACCGTGCACCGGGTCGGGGCCATTCCCCGCACCGCCTCCGGGAAGATCGTCCGCAGGCTGCTCACCGTCCCGGCGGAGCCCCGGTGA
- a CDS encoding SDR family NAD(P)-dependent oxidoreductase, translating to MTAAIHTALVTGGSRGLGFAVARRLAQDGVRVALVARSERGVHDAVTTLRRAGCTAYGRAADVTRADTLRTALDELRCELGTVDLLVNNAGVEGPFGPLWECDPDAWWAAMDTNVRGVLLATHALLPGMLARRTGRIVNLASHAGVHRWPHVSAYSVSKAAVIKLTENLGQELRGTGVHTASLHPGIVLTGFTDAVLAGEADPASWRGRAHVWLRGQIEAGRGVPPEDAADAVAVLARRLTETSSGAYFTTETVTRLANDGAP from the coding sequence GTGACCGCCGCCATCCACACGGCGCTGGTGACGGGCGGCAGCCGCGGCCTGGGGTTCGCCGTCGCCCGCAGACTGGCGCAAGACGGCGTACGCGTGGCTCTGGTGGCGCGTTCGGAGCGCGGCGTCCACGACGCCGTCACCACACTGCGCCGCGCCGGCTGCACGGCGTACGGCCGGGCCGCCGACGTCACGCGGGCCGACACCCTGCGGACGGCGCTGGACGAGTTGCGCTGCGAACTCGGCACGGTGGACCTACTGGTCAACAACGCCGGAGTCGAAGGGCCGTTCGGCCCCTTGTGGGAGTGTGACCCCGACGCGTGGTGGGCGGCGATGGACACCAACGTGCGCGGTGTGCTGCTGGCCACCCATGCGCTGCTGCCGGGCATGCTGGCCCGGCGCACCGGACGGATCGTCAACCTGGCCAGCCACGCGGGGGTGCACCGCTGGCCGCACGTGTCGGCGTACTCCGTGTCCAAGGCCGCCGTCATCAAACTCACCGAGAACCTCGGGCAGGAACTGCGCGGCACCGGCGTCCACACCGCGTCCCTGCACCCCGGCATCGTCCTCACCGGATTCACGGACGCCGTCCTCGCCGGGGAGGCCGACCCCGCATCCTGGCGCGGCCGGGCCCACGTGTGGCTGCGCGGGCAGATCGAGGCCGGTCGAGGCGTGCCGCCCGAGGACGCCGCCGACGCCGTCGCCGTGCTGGCCCGGCGGCTGACCGAGACCTCGTCCGGCGCCTACTTCACCACCGAAACGGTCACCCGCCTCGCGAACGACGGAGCCCCATGA